A window from Gasterosteus aculeatus chromosome 14, fGasAcu3.hap1.1, whole genome shotgun sequence encodes these proteins:
- the mrps18c gene encoding small ribosomal subunit protein bS18m isoform X1 translates to MLAFRGLKRIHSVLLQHGNTRSLTVASHVVQHKDDTKLLKMENPYKEPQTGCLLCNVTVDFKNTQLLSQFVSPHTGRTYGRHITGLCGRKQKEVSKAIKKAHSMGFMSVTHKHPQFMKDPNICGIKHLD, encoded by the exons ATGCTTGCTTTCAGAGGGTTGAAGAGGATACATTCTGTTTTGTTACAACATGGAAACACAA GAAGCCTGACCGTGGCGTCACATGTGGTCCAACACAAAGATGACACG AAGCTATTGAAGATGGAGAACCCGTACAAAGAGCCCCAGACAGGTTGTCTCCTCTGCAACGTCACAGTGGACTTCAAGAACACTCAG CTGCTGTCTCAGTTCGTCTCTCCTCACACGGGCAGAACCTACGGCCGACACATCACAG GGTTATGTGGACGGAAACAGAAGGAAGTGTCGAAGGCCATAAAGAAAGCTCACTCCATGG GATTCATGTCTGTGACCCACAAACATCCTCAGTTCATGAAGGATCCCAACATCTGTGGAATCAAACATCTGGATTAG
- the hpse gene encoding heparanase — protein MESAALLLLVLLLRDQTTALLLADRDRNCSVVEVDPSAVVRRVDPRFLSVTIDASLASEEKFVSLLSSTKIRTLAKALTPSFLRFGGTRQDFMVFSPQKVQQDLGSSAGSSARWLFNGSSAEGSCDRMELPLWLEDKLKRDWTQQLLTLMREDLQGKYRRVKFTEDTVDLLHSFASCSGMDLIFGLNALLRSADNSWNSSNAGLLLQYCESRGYLMSWELGNEPNSYEKKAGIRVDGHQLGRDFARLREMMSQSTWYRGAGLFGPDVGQPREHRVDLLEGFLQSGSQAVDAVTWHHYYVNGRDTAVEDFLDPQVLDSLIQKTKDVLQEVQMVSPEKPVWLGETSSAFGGGAAGLSDTFVAGFMWLDKLGLSARLGTAVVMRQVFIGSGSYHLLDDNLDPLPDYWLSVLYKRLVGPEVLKVESPSSRVRLYLHCSNRNSYRGGAVTLISMNLGREPAWISLPALLSSSSTVEAFVLQSDRPGGEGLYSRCVKLNGGVLKMVDDRTLPHLKGARLPPAEHLQLPAFSMAFFVLTDAGAVACM, from the exons ATGGAGTCCGCCGCTCTGCTGcttctggtcctcctcctccgggacCAGACCACTGCGCTCCTCCTCGCGGACCGGGACCGGAACTGTtcggtggtggaggtggatccGTCCGCGGTGGTCCGCCGCGTGGACCCCCGCTTTCTGTCCGTCACCATCGACGCGAGTCTGGCGTCAGAGGAAAAGTTCGTGTCCCTGCTGAG CTCTACGAAGATCAGGACCCTGGCTAAAGCTTTGACGCCATCTTTCCTGAGGTTCGGTGGGACGAGACAAGACTTCATGGTGTTCAGCCCCCAGAAGGTCCAGCAGGACTTGGGTTCCTCAGCAGGTTCCTCAGCCAGGTGGCTCTTCAATGGTTCCTCAGCAG AGGGCTCCTGTGATCGGATGGAGCTTCCCTTGTGGCTGGAGGACAAACTGAAGAGAGACTGGACTCAACAACTGCTGACCCTGATGAGGGAAGATCTGCAGGGGAAGTACAGGAGAGTGAAGTTCACAG AGGACACTGTGGACCTGCTTCACTCCTTCGCTAGCTGCTCGGGGATGGATCTCATCTTCGGGCTGAACGCCCTGCTCAGATCAGCCGACAACAGCTGGAACAGCAGCAACGCCGGCTTGCTGCTGCAGTACTGTGAGTCCAGAGGGTATCTGATGTCCTGGGAGCTGGGCAACG AACCAAACAGCTATGAGAAGAAAGCCGGGATCCGAGTGGACGGACATCAGCTGGGTCGGGATTTCGCTCGTCTCAGAGAGATGATGTCACAATCCACATGGTACCGGGGGGCGGGGCTGTTTGGGCCGGACGTGGGTCAGCCGCGAGAGCACCGGGTCGACCTCCTGGAGGG GTTCCTGCAGAGCGGCTCTCAAGCTGTTGACGCCGTAACTTGGCACCA TTACTACGTCAACGGCAGAGACACAGCAGTGGAAGACTTTCTGGATCCTCAAGTCCTGGACTCTCTGATCCAGAAGACCAAAGACGTGCTGCAG GAGGTGCAAATGGTGTCTCCTGAGAAGCCGGTCTGGCTTGGGGAGACCAGCTCGGCTTTCGGAGGAGGAGCCGCCGGACTGTCAGACACCTTCGTAGCAGGATTCAT GTGGTTGGATAAACTGGGCCTCTCGGCCCGGCTGGGCACGGCTGTGGTGATGCGGCAGGTGTTCATTGGCTCTGGCAGTTATCATCTGCTGGATGACAACCTGGATCCACTTCCT GACTACTGGTTGTCGGTCCTCTACAAGAGGCTTGTGGGTCCCGAGGTCCTGAAGGTAGAATCCCCGAGCAGCAGAGTGAGGCTGTACCTGCACTGCTCCAACAGGAACAG TTACAGAGGCGGAGCCGTCACCCTGATCTCCATGAACCTTGGACGGGAGCCGGCCTGGATCTCCCTTCCGGCCCTGCTGTCCTCCTCCAGCACAGTGGAGGCTTTTGTCCTCCAGTCCGACCGCCCGGGGGGTGAGGGGCTCTACTCCAG GTGTGTGAAGCTGAACGGAGGTGTGCTGAAGATGGTGGACGACAGAACTCTTCCTCATCTTAAAGGAGCTCGTCTTCCTCCAGCAGAACACCTGCAGCTGCCTGCTTTCTCGATGGCCTTCTTCGTCCTCACAGACGCTGGAGCCGTCGCCTGTATGTGA
- the helq gene encoding helicase POLQ-like produces the protein MNASGKQGLQIKRVSSRKRSRDLRTHLTPVGKRGGATCSQPRPRARRLGSIVADGAAAEFCSDSEDLFGDYDSLLEDSSLLEKLDHAEQFEFTALRHKELGEDVLTDSILDVLGDEDLPTSQRLFEEQVDRPPKRSCPQDGALSPLGDAGDTRKRRSVADRMKRAMLCNAAAPSSVLRSAMLKEAVVSEEISVAMRAMDTVCAETPDLGPFFGLPTRVKELMFKLRGIQDLYDWQRTCLNLDCVQRRKNLIYSLPTSGGKTLVAEILVLRELLCRRKDCLFILPYISLVQEKVRGLASFGLELDFLVEEYAGSKGRFPPVKRRNNRSVYIATIEKAHSLVNSLIETGRMEDLGLVVVDELHMLGDGSRGAIIEMTLAKVLFTSKSTQVIGMSATLGNIKDLQTFLRAENYTSDFRPVQLKEYVKLTDTIYEVDPTEEECFKFSRLLNFKYSSSMQKVDPDHIIALVTEVIPTHSCLVFCPTKKNCENVVGMICKYLKKEFLALRQPEKAVLLRELRASGSGSACPVLRRTVPYGLAYHHSGLTSEERKLVEEAYSNGVLCLLTCTSTLAAGVNLPARRVILRSPYVASDFLKRSQYKQMVGRAGRAGIDAVGESVLILQDADRDAAKTLVCAPMEKCYSNLLRDGRRGLLSLILSLIGLNICSSVGRVMDFLCATLLCVQQEALCAETSLKEEVQRCVDLLKDKDLVTETAHVQTLQVTKLGRATFKGSVDLSYSDLLYKDLSKGLEGLLLNSCLHLVYLVTPYDMITQCRPDWMVFFRQFTLLTDAEQKMSAAVGVPESFIARKAAGQTVRKPVNMEVVSRMYLALVLFSLLKETNLWSVSERFHLSRGFIQSLLGSSSAFCSCVLHFTEELEEFWPFRALLTELTRRLSYCVTAELIPLMEVAGVMESRAKQLYNAGYQTLTQLANADPALLSNAIENLFPKRANQIVASAKMLLNEKAAALQEEVDELLMKP, from the exons ATGAACGCTTCTGGGAAACAGGGACTCCAAATCAAGAGAGTATCCTCGAGAAAGCGCTCCAGGGACCTGAGGACTCACCTGACACCTGTCGGGAAGAGGGGCGGAGCTACCTGCTCACAGCCACGTCCCAGAGCCCGGAGGCTCGGGAGCATCGTGGCTGATGGAGCGGCTGCTGAG ttCTGCAGTGACAGCGAGGACTTGTTTGGGGACTACGACAGCCTCCTGGAGGACAGCTCTCTGCTGGAGAAGCTGGACCATGCGGAGCAGTTTGAGTTCACCGCCCTGAGACACAAGGAGCTGGGCGAAGACGTCCTCACGGACTCCATCCTGGACGTCCTTGGGGATGAAGACTTACCAACCAGCCAGCGTCTGTTTGAGGAGCAAGTCGACAGGCCCCCGAAGAGGAGCTGCCCGCAGGACGGAGCCTTGTCTCCTCTCGGAGACGCTGGGgacacgaggaagaggagaagcgtGGCAGATCGGATGAAGAGGGCGATGCTCTGCAACGCAGCGGCTCCCTCCAGCGTGTTACGCAGCGCCATGCTGAAGGAAGCGGTGGTCTCTGAGGAGATCAGCGTCGCCATGCGGGCCATGGACACCGTCTGTGCCGAGACCCCCGACCTCGGGCCCTTCTTCGGACTCCCCACCAGAGTGAAGGAGCTGATGTTCAAACTGAGAGGAATCCAGGATTTATACG ACTGGCAGCGGACGTGTCTGAATCTGGACTGTGTGCAGCGGAGGAAGAACCTCATCTACTCGCTGCCCACCAGTGGGGGGAAGACCCTGGTCGCAGAGATCCTGGTCCTCAGAGAGCTGCTGTGCAGGAGGAAGGACTGCCTCTTCATCCTCCCGTACATATCGTTGGTGCAGGAGAAG GTACGTGGGTTAGCGAGCTTCGGTCTGGAACTGGACTTCCTGGTGGAGGAGTACGCGGGCAGCAAAGGGAGGTTCCCTCCCgtgaagaggaggaacaacAGATCCGTGTACATTGCCACGATAGAAAAGGCCCACAGCCTCGTCAACTCCCTGATCGAGACCGGCAGGATGGAGGACCtcgggctggtggtggtggacgAG CTCCACATGCTGGGAGACGGCAGCAGAGGAGCAATCATTGAAATGACTTTAGCCAAAGTCCTCTTCACGAGCA AAAGCACTCAGGTCATCGGGATGAGCGCCACTCTGGGGAACATCAAAGACCTGCAGACCTTCCTGAGGGCGGAGAACTACACCAGCGACTTCAGGCCT GTGCAGCTGAAGGAGTACGTGAAGCTGACCGACACCATCTATGAGGTCGACCCAACGGAGGAGGAATGTTTTAAATTCTCACGTCTTCTCAACTTTAAG TACTCTAGCTCCATGCAGAAGGTGGATCCGGATCACATCATTGCTCTGGTGACTGAAGTCATTCCAACACATTCCTGTCTGGTTTTCTGCCCCACCAAGAAGAACTGTGAGAACGTGGTGGGGATGATCTGCAAGTACCTCAAAAA GGAGTTCCTGGCGCTCAGGCAGCCGGAGAAGGCCGTCCTCCTCAGGGAGCTGAGGGCCAGCGGCAGCGGCTCGGCGTGTCCGGTGCTCCGGAGGACGGTGCCGTACGGTTTGGCCTATCACCACAGCGGGCTGACCTCTGAGGAGaggaagctggtggaggaggcctACTCCAACGGGGTGCTCTGTCTCCTCACCTGCACCTCCACGCTGGCTGCAGGGGTCAACCTTCCAGCCCGCCG GGTGATCCTCCGCTCGCCCTACGTGGCCTCAGACTTCCTGAAGAGGAGCCAGTACAAACAGATGGTTGGCCGAGCCGGTCGGGCCGGGATCGACGCCGTGGGGGAGAGCGTCCTCATCCTGCAGGACGCGGACAGAGACGCG GCTAAAACCCTCGTCTGTGCTCCCATGGAGAAGTGCTACAGCAACCTGCTGCGTGATGGAAGGAGGGGCCTCCTGAGCCTCATCCTGTCACTCATCGGACTCAAC ATCTGCTCGTCGGTGGGTCGCGTGATGGACTTCCTGTGCGCGACGCTGCTGTGcgtccagcaggaggcgctgtgTGCGGAGACCAGCCTaaaggaggaggtgcagcggTGCGTCGACCTCCTGAAGGACAAAGATCTTGTCACGGAGACGGCTCACGTTCAGACGCTGCAGGTCACCAAACTGGGACGAGCAACCTTCAAAG GCTCCGTGGACCTGTCCTACAGTGACCTCCTCTACAAAGACCTCTCCAAAGGTCTGGAAGGTCTTCTGCTCAACAGCTGCCTCCACCTGGTCTACCTGGTCACCCCATACGACATGATCACACAGTGCAGGCCGGACTGGATGGTGTTCTTCAGACAG TTCACGCTGCTGACGGATGCGGAACAGAAGATGTCTGCAGCCGTCGGAGTTCCAGAGAGCTTCATCGCCAGAaaagctgcaggacaaacagtGAGAAAG CCTGTCAACATGGAGGTGGTGAGTAGGATGTATCTGGCTCTGgtcctcttctctctgctcaAGGAGACCAACTTGTGGAGCGTCTCCGAGCGGTTCCATCTGAGCCGAGGCTTCATCCAGAGTTTACTGGGCTCCTCTTCGGCCTTCTGCTCCTGCGTGCTGCACTTCACCGAG gagctggaggagttcTGGCCGTTCAGGGCTCTGCTGACAGAGCTGACCCGGAGGCTCAGCTACTGTGTGACGGCTGAGCTCAtcccgctgatggaggtggcCGGAGTGATGGAG TCCAGAGCAAAGCAGCTCTACAACGCCGGCTACCAAACGCTGACTCAGCTGGCCAACGCCGACCCGGCGCTTCTCTCCAACGCCATAGAAAACCTCTTCCCCAAACGAGCCAATCAGATCGTGGCCTCCGCCAAG ATGTTGCTGAATGAAAAAGCTGCAGCTCTTCAGGAAGAAGTTGACGAGTTGCTGATGAAGCCGTAA
- the abraxas1 gene encoding BRCA1-A complex subunit Abraxas 1, whose protein sequence is MAEPTVRVSGIVLSSLVFQHVNGDSDVEGLILGESKFEEQITISDSQADNIHIEEVYNIQKHISCLKLNEFYDAVGDVNIDAVKKILADNKEEDVIGWYRQRRNSEQQMTFREKVVHEKLKTSLCNPHMIFVLLTPSRSTPTGSTHKMEYAAFTSRSRLFVNIPVLVSNLGLLESPAYWKASAPCSAGGYRLATSRYSSNFFSSNGLLRDVNDVNAMSDAVQEELQRACRKLEESERLVESLQNDVLTLRRKIREKKSEGGPVVQRDQVLHQAFRSVFCSPVFHTHTLTLVALPVPDAISMTTAPEAPPPPRRKRLKETPGGRDRKSEPSE, encoded by the exons ATGGCGGAGCCCACCGTGCGCGTGAGCGGGATCGTGTTGTCTTCGCTCGTGTTCCAGCACGTCAACGGGGATTCCGACGTG GAAGGTTTGATCCTCGGAGAAAGTAAGTTTGAAGAGCAAATCACCATCAGTGACTCTCAGGCTGACAACATCCACATCGAGGAGGTCTAca ATATCCAGAAGCACATCAGCTGCCTCAAACTAAACGA ATTCTACGATGCTGTTGGAGACGTGAACATTGACGCCGTGAAGAAAATCCTGGCCGACAACAAGGAG GAGGACGTGATTGGCTGGTACAGACAGCGCAGAAACTCTGAGCAACAGATGACCTTCAGAGAGAAGGTCGTCCACGAGAAGCTCAAGACGTCTCTGTGCAACCCTCACATGATCTTTGTGCTGCTGACACCCAGCAGGTCCACTCCCACAGGCTCCACCCACAAGATGGAGTACGCCGCCTTCACGTCCCGCAGCAG GCTCTTCGTCAACATCCCCGTGCTGGTCAGTAACCTCGGCCTCCTGGAGAGTCCGGCCTACTGGAAGGCCTCGGCGCCCTGCTCGGCGGGGGGGTACCGGCTCGCCACCAGCCGCTACAG CTCcaacttcttctcctccaacgGACTGCTGAGGGACGTGAACGACGTGAACGCCATGAGCGATGctgtgcaggaggagctgcag AGAGCCTGCAGGAAGTTGGAGGAGAGTGAACGTCTGGTGGAATCACTCCAAAATGACGTTTTGACTCTCAGGAGGAAAATACGTGAGAAGAAAAGTGAAG GTGGTCCGGTGGTCCAGAGGGACCAGGTCCTCCATCAGGCCTTCAGGTCTGTGTTCTGTTCTCCTGtgtttcacactcacactctgacTCTGGTGGCCCTTCCTGTTCCCGACgccatctccatgacaacggcTCCAGAAGCGCCGCCTCCGCCCCGTCGGAAGAGACTGAAGGAAACGCCGGGGGGGCGGGACAGGAAGAGCGAGCCTTCAGAATAA
- the mrps18c gene encoding small ribosomal subunit protein bS18m isoform X2, with protein MLAFRGLKRIHSVLLQHGNTRSLTVASHVVQHKDDTLLKMENPYKEPQTGCLLCNVTVDFKNTQLLSQFVSPHTGRTYGRHITGLCGRKQKEVSKAIKKAHSMGFMSVTHKHPQFMKDPNICGIKHLD; from the exons ATGCTTGCTTTCAGAGGGTTGAAGAGGATACATTCTGTTTTGTTACAACATGGAAACACAA GAAGCCTGACCGTGGCGTCACATGTGGTCCAACACAAAGATGACACG CTATTGAAGATGGAGAACCCGTACAAAGAGCCCCAGACAGGTTGTCTCCTCTGCAACGTCACAGTGGACTTCAAGAACACTCAG CTGCTGTCTCAGTTCGTCTCTCCTCACACGGGCAGAACCTACGGCCGACACATCACAG GGTTATGTGGACGGAAACAGAAGGAAGTGTCGAAGGCCATAAAGAAAGCTCACTCCATGG GATTCATGTCTGTGACCCACAAACATCCTCAGTTCATGAAGGATCCCAACATCTGTGGAATCAAACATCTGGATTAG